A single window of Streptomyces sp. NBC_00464 DNA harbors:
- a CDS encoding tetratricopeptide repeat protein — MGAVRMLLPVLRPAAGRDGHRAGGRLLVAALLRCSSPHWVFVRPQPLERRIGWGAEAVALCRAAMLRERPGAPDLLARSLVLQAQLLLHAGRYEEACAAAEESLNVPDAHASSIQTAYCHLMRALALAWLDRSDEAIVTVRHSVAAYRSVTPGRADRSLGSPAAALRAHAWVLGRAGHTAESVEVYLQCVELLRELPLWQQFRLAVLHTRVLAELAGGLRVLGRFAEAVEAGSDARERVSSLAPRLFPETQVMRAQLLIDLAWCLGATEDRPRARATAEEAVARCRNLPVGAEVPDEALLALALDCLAHHLDLVDAHTEERAVLQELVFLCERLAVAGPDAHEPRLAVTLDALARCHTRDGEGAEAVTATERSVELYRRAVGRDSGPYEPELARTLANLSVRLRLRGEFGGAVAAGEEALAITRRLAGAEAADGRSLVAGRLRILGRARYRAEDDEGAAACFEESETLLRDLMKAGDPGPHAAGLAATQSALARALGAAADGHLDAGRTDDAAVALRRLKELTGRAPLTDVHAACVATFARARDRGGEGAVRAWQRTTGEPWPTFVYRLG, encoded by the coding sequence ATGGGAGCTGTCCGGATGCTGTTGCCGGTGCTGCGTCCGGCCGCCGGCCGGGACGGACACCGGGCGGGCGGGAGGCTGCTCGTGGCCGCGCTGCTCCGCTGTTCGTCGCCCCACTGGGTGTTCGTGCGTCCGCAGCCGCTGGAGCGACGGATCGGCTGGGGCGCCGAGGCCGTTGCCCTGTGCCGGGCCGCGATGCTCCGCGAGCGCCCCGGAGCCCCTGACCTGCTGGCCCGTTCGCTCGTGCTCCAGGCCCAACTGCTGCTCCATGCGGGCAGATACGAGGAGGCGTGTGCGGCGGCCGAGGAGTCACTGAACGTCCCGGACGCTCATGCCTCGTCGATTCAGACCGCCTACTGCCACCTGATGCGCGCCCTGGCGCTGGCCTGGCTGGACCGGTCGGACGAGGCAATAGTGACGGTCCGTCACAGCGTAGCCGCCTACCGGTCCGTGACGCCCGGGCGTGCCGACCGCTCCCTGGGCAGCCCCGCCGCCGCGCTGCGCGCGCACGCATGGGTCCTCGGCCGGGCCGGGCACACGGCCGAGTCCGTGGAGGTGTATCTCCAGTGTGTCGAGCTGCTGCGGGAGTTGCCCTTGTGGCAGCAGTTCCGGCTGGCCGTGCTCCACACCAGAGTGCTGGCCGAACTGGCAGGCGGGCTGCGGGTGCTCGGCCGGTTCGCGGAGGCGGTCGAGGCGGGCAGCGACGCCAGGGAGCGCGTCAGTTCCCTCGCCCCGAGGCTCTTCCCGGAAACGCAGGTGATGCGGGCCCAGTTGCTCATCGATCTGGCATGGTGCCTCGGCGCCACCGAAGACCGTCCCCGGGCGCGTGCCACGGCCGAGGAGGCCGTGGCACGCTGCCGGAATCTGCCGGTCGGCGCCGAGGTTCCTGACGAGGCCCTGCTCGCGCTCGCCCTGGACTGTCTGGCCCACCACCTCGACCTGGTGGACGCACACACCGAGGAGCGGGCCGTGCTCCAGGAACTCGTCTTCCTCTGCGAGCGGTTGGCCGTCGCAGGTCCGGACGCCCACGAGCCCCGGCTCGCCGTCACCCTCGACGCTCTCGCCCGCTGCCACACGCGCGACGGCGAGGGGGCGGAGGCTGTGACCGCTACCGAAAGATCGGTGGAGCTCTACCGCCGCGCCGTCGGGCGCGATTCCGGCCCCTACGAGCCGGAGCTGGCCCGGACACTCGCCAACCTCAGCGTCCGGCTGCGTCTGAGGGGCGAGTTCGGGGGCGCGGTGGCGGCCGGGGAGGAGGCGCTGGCGATCACCCGTCGCCTCGCGGGGGCCGAGGCGGCGGACGGCCGGTCACTGGTCGCCGGCCGCCTGCGGATTCTCGGCCGGGCCCGGTACCGGGCCGAGGACGACGAAGGGGCAGCGGCCTGCTTCGAGGAGTCCGAGACTCTGTTGCGGGATCTCATGAAGGCGGGCGACCCGGGACCGCACGCGGCCGGGCTCGCCGCCACACAGTCGGCACTCGCCCGGGCCTTGGGCGCGGCCGCCGACGGGCATCTGGACGCCGGCCGCACGGACGATGCGGCAGTCGCCCTCCGGCGCCTCAAGGAGCTCACCGGTCGCGCCCCGCTGACCGATGTCCATGCGGCCTGTGTCGCCACCTTCGCCCGTGCACGCGACCGGGGCGGCGAAGGCGCCGTGCGTGCCTGGCAGCGGACCACCGGAGAGCCGTGGCCCACCTTCGTCTACCGGCTCGGCTGA
- the fusA gene encoding elongation factor G, protein MRTELHRQLTSQLTDVRNLGILAHVDAGKTTVTERILYATGTTHKRGEVHDGTTITDFDSQERDRGITIFAAAVSCTWAGHRINLIDTPGHVDFADEVERSLRVLDGAIAVFDAVAGVEPQSESVWRQADRHAVPRIAFVNKLDRAGADLDTAVASIRERLHTIPLVVQLPIGREEQFDGVVDLLRMRALVWADGHDTYEEREVPDELRDEARRRRRLLEETVAELHPAALEEFCAQSELSERTLAKALRDLTRTGEGVVVLCGSAYRNRGVEPLLEAVVAYLPSPLDVPPVRGTLGEAVQERAADPAAPFAALAFKVNATATGRLTYLRVYSGTVRKGETVLDAGARRSERIGRILRVQADRHVDVDSAVAGDIVAVIGPKAARAGATLCAPDAPLVLEPPTVADPVVSVAVEARRSTDTERLMAALVRLVEEDPSLAVRTDSETGQTVLSGMGELHLEVAVEKIRRAHGLDVRVGRPQVAYRETVARGVSGLVHRHVKQDGGAGQFAHVVIDVEPWADPEGDSGTGAVEFVFRSAVVGGRVPQEYVRAVEAGCRDALLEGPVGGHPVTGVRVTLTDGATHPKDSSEMAFRTAGRFALREALRASAMVLLEPVVELTATVPDESVGGVLGDLAARRGRVSGSTARAGSAVITATVPLAELFGYATRLRSRTQGRGTFTTRATGYAPAPAPVSG, encoded by the coding sequence GTGCGTACCGAACTGCACCGTCAACTCACCAGCCAACTCACCGACGTTCGCAATCTGGGCATCCTCGCCCACGTCGACGCCGGCAAGACCACCGTCACCGAGCGGATCCTCTACGCCACCGGCACCACCCACAAGCGCGGCGAGGTCCACGACGGGACGACCATCACCGACTTCGACTCCCAGGAACGCGACCGCGGCATCACCATCTTCGCCGCGGCCGTGAGCTGCACCTGGGCGGGCCACCGGATCAACCTGATCGACACCCCGGGGCACGTCGACTTCGCCGACGAGGTCGAGCGGTCGCTGCGGGTGCTCGACGGTGCGATCGCGGTGTTCGACGCGGTCGCCGGCGTGGAGCCGCAGAGCGAGTCGGTGTGGCGGCAGGCCGACCGGCACGCAGTGCCGCGTATCGCCTTCGTCAACAAGCTGGACCGGGCCGGCGCCGACCTGGACACGGCGGTCGCGTCGATCCGGGAGCGGCTGCACACGATCCCGCTCGTGGTCCAACTGCCGATCGGCCGGGAGGAACAGTTCGACGGAGTGGTCGATCTGCTGCGCATGCGGGCCCTCGTCTGGGCCGATGGCCACGACACGTACGAGGAACGGGAGGTCCCCGATGAGCTGCGGGACGAGGCACGGCGGCGTCGACGGCTGCTGGAGGAGACGGTGGCGGAGCTCCATCCGGCCGCACTGGAGGAGTTCTGCGCGCAGTCGGAGCTCTCCGAGCGGACGCTGGCCAAGGCGCTGCGCGATCTGACCCGTACGGGCGAGGGTGTCGTGGTGCTCTGCGGTTCGGCCTACCGCAACCGCGGTGTCGAGCCGCTGCTGGAGGCCGTCGTGGCGTATCTGCCTTCCCCGCTGGACGTGCCGCCCGTGCGCGGCACGCTCGGCGAGGCGGTGCAGGAGCGGGCCGCCGATCCGGCGGCGCCCTTCGCCGCGCTCGCGTTCAAGGTCAACGCGACGGCAACGGGCCGGCTGACCTATCTGCGCGTGTATTCGGGAACGGTCAGGAAGGGGGAAACGGTGCTGGACGCAGGCGCCCGGCGCAGCGAACGCATCGGCCGGATCCTGCGGGTCCAGGCGGACCGGCACGTCGACGTGGACTCGGCGGTGGCCGGGGACATCGTCGCGGTCATCGGTCCCAAGGCCGCACGGGCCGGTGCCACCCTGTGCGCACCGGATGCCCCGCTGGTCCTCGAACCGCCGACGGTGGCCGATCCGGTCGTGTCGGTGGCGGTCGAGGCGCGCAGGAGCACCGACACGGAGCGGCTGATGGCGGCGCTCGTGCGGCTGGTCGAGGAGGATCCGTCGCTCGCGGTACGGACGGACTCCGAGACGGGCCAGACGGTGCTCTCGGGCATGGGTGAGCTGCATCTGGAGGTGGCGGTGGAGAAGATCCGTCGCGCCCATGGCCTGGACGTCCGGGTCGGCCGGCCGCAGGTCGCCTACCGGGAGACGGTCGCCCGCGGTGTGTCCGGCCTGGTCCACCGGCATGTCAAACAGGACGGCGGGGCAGGGCAGTTCGCCCATGTCGTCATCGATGTCGAGCCATGGGCGGACCCGGAGGGCGACAGCGGCACGGGAGCGGTGGAGTTCGTGTTCCGCTCGGCCGTCGTCGGCGGCCGGGTGCCGCAGGAGTACGTCCGGGCGGTCGAGGCCGGCTGCCGGGACGCGCTGTTGGAGGGGCCCGTCGGCGGGCATCCGGTGACCGGGGTGCGGGTGACCCTGACCGATGGCGCCACCCATCCGAAGGACTCCTCGGAGATGGCGTTCCGTACCGCCGGCCGGTTCGCGCTGCGGGAGGCGCTGCGTGCCAGTGCGATGGTGCTCCTGGAACCGGTCGTCGAACTCACGGCGACCGTGCCCGACGAGTCCGTCGGCGGCGTGCTCGGGGATCTGGCCGCGCGGCGCGGCCGGGTGTCCGGCTCCACCGCGCGGGCCGGTTCGGCGGTGATCACCGCGACCGTGCCGCTGGCCGAGCTGTTCGGCTACGCGACGCGGCTGCGGAGCCGTACCCAGGGCCGGGGCACGTTCACCACCCGGGCCACCGGCTACGCCCCGGCACCGGCCCCGGTGTCCGGTTGA
- a CDS encoding glyceraldehyde-3-phosphate dehydrogenase — translation MTVNDDSFTNWMHREEIAESMIPIIGKLHRERDVTVLLHSRSLVNKSVVSILKTHRFARQIDGEELSVTETLPFLQALTTLDLGPSQIDIGMLAATYKADDRGLSEAEFTAGAVAGATGANKIERRESRDVVLYGFGRIGRLLARLLIEKAGSGNGLRLRAIVVRKGAGQDIVKRASLLRRDSIHGQFQGTITVDEANNKIIANGNEIQVIYSDDPTSVDYTAYGINDAILIDNTGKWRDREGLSNHLRPGVAKVVLTAPGKGDVLNVVHGVNHDMIKPDEQIISCASCTTNAIVPPLKAMADEYGVLRGHVETIHSFTNDQNLLDNYHNSDRRGRSAPLNMVITETGAASAVAKALPDLEATITGSSIRVPVPDVSIAILSLKLGRETTRDEVLDYLRDVSLTSPLKRQIDFTTAPDAVSSDFIGSRHASIVDAGPTQVDGDNAILYLWYDNEFGYSCQVIRVVQHVSGVEYPTYPEPVH, via the coding sequence GTGACTGTCAATGACGACTCGTTCACCAACTGGATGCACCGCGAGGAGATCGCGGAGTCGATGATCCCGATCATCGGGAAGCTGCACCGCGAGAGGGATGTCACCGTCCTTCTGCACAGCCGCTCCCTGGTGAACAAGTCGGTGGTGAGCATCCTCAAGACCCACCGATTCGCCCGGCAGATCGACGGCGAGGAGCTCTCGGTCACCGAGACCCTGCCGTTCCTCCAGGCCCTCACCACACTCGATCTCGGCCCCTCCCAGATCGACATCGGCATGCTCGCCGCGACGTACAAGGCCGATGACCGGGGCCTTTCCGAGGCCGAGTTCACCGCCGGTGCCGTCGCCGGCGCCACGGGGGCCAACAAGATCGAGCGCCGCGAGTCGCGCGATGTCGTGCTGTACGGCTTCGGCCGCATCGGCCGGCTGCTGGCCCGGCTGCTCATCGAGAAGGCCGGCTCCGGCAACGGTCTGCGGCTGCGCGCCATCGTCGTCCGCAAGGGTGCGGGCCAGGACATCGTGAAGCGTGCCTCCCTGCTGCGCCGCGACTCGATCCACGGCCAGTTCCAGGGCACGATCACCGTCGACGAGGCGAACAACAAGATCATCGCCAATGGCAACGAGATCCAGGTCATCTACTCCGACGACCCGACGTCGGTGGACTACACGGCGTACGGCATCAACGACGCCATCCTGATCGACAACACCGGCAAGTGGCGCGACCGCGAGGGCCTCTCCAACCACCTGCGCCCGGGTGTCGCCAAGGTCGTCCTGACCGCGCCGGGCAAGGGCGACGTGCTCAACGTCGTGCACGGCGTCAACCACGACATGATCAAGCCGGACGAGCAGATCATCTCCTGCGCCTCCTGCACCACCAATGCGATCGTCCCGCCGCTGAAGGCGATGGCGGACGAGTACGGCGTCCTGCGCGGGCACGTGGAGACCATCCACTCGTTCACCAACGACCAGAACCTGCTGGACAACTACCACAACTCCGATCGTCGCGGCCGCTCCGCGCCGCTCAACATGGTCATCACCGAGACCGGCGCCGCCTCCGCCGTCGCCAAGGCGCTTCCGGACCTGGAGGCGACGATCACGGGCAGCTCCATCCGGGTGCCGGTGCCGGACGTCTCGATCGCCATCCTCAGCCTGAAGCTCGGCCGTGAGACGACGCGCGACGAGGTCCTGGACTACCTCCGCGACGTGTCGCTGACCTCGCCCCTCAAGCGCCAGATCGACTTCACTACCGCGCCCGACGCGGTGTCGAGCGACTTCATCGGCTCACGCCACGCCTCCATCGTCGACGCGGGCCCCACCCAGGTCGACGGCGACAACGCGATCCTCTACCTCTGGTACGACAACGAGTTCGGCTACTCCTGCCAGGTCATCCGGGTCGTGCAGCACGTCTCCGGGGTGGAGTACCCGACGTACCCCGAACCGGTTCACTGA
- a CDS encoding LLM class F420-dependent oxidoreductase has product MTVGVALSATGSDNQIDATVRLAREAAAAGLRSAWFGQTFGADSPQLAAIVGREVPELQVGTSAIPVFGRHPLLVSSQAQTAQAATHGRYHLGLALGTKPLTEAAFGIPYERPIARLREFLTALRQLIETGDADFHGELLTASTPLPARVPGAEGGVPLLVAAMGPQALRVSGELADGILPYLAGPRALAEHIVPAVTTAAEAAGRPAPRIVALVHGVVTRDTDAARRTATEQLAFYEQFPSYARVVELSGAARAGDVAVIGDEKTVAAEVQRYRDAGATEVVFAGTDLAGEADRRLTWELLGELAGGREGR; this is encoded by the coding sequence ATGACTGTGGGAGTAGCACTCAGCGCGACCGGATCCGACAACCAGATCGATGCCACCGTGCGTCTCGCCCGGGAGGCCGCTGCCGCGGGGCTGCGGTCCGCCTGGTTCGGGCAGACCTTCGGCGCCGATTCCCCTCAGCTCGCGGCGATCGTGGGACGAGAGGTACCGGAGCTACAGGTGGGCACGTCGGCGATCCCGGTCTTCGGACGCCACCCGCTGCTCGTCTCCAGCCAGGCCCAGACCGCACAGGCCGCCACGCACGGCCGCTACCACCTCGGGCTCGCACTCGGCACGAAACCGCTGACCGAGGCGGCCTTCGGCATCCCCTACGAGCGCCCCATCGCCCGTCTGCGCGAGTTCCTCACCGCACTGCGGCAGCTCATCGAGACCGGCGACGCCGACTTCCACGGCGAGCTGCTCACCGCGAGCACCCCGCTCCCGGCGCGCGTGCCCGGGGCGGAGGGCGGCGTCCCCCTGCTCGTGGCCGCGATGGGCCCGCAGGCACTCCGGGTCAGCGGCGAGCTCGCGGACGGCATCCTCCCGTACCTCGCGGGACCCCGGGCCCTGGCCGAGCACATCGTCCCGGCGGTCACCACCGCCGCCGAGGCCGCGGGCCGCCCCGCACCCCGGATCGTGGCCCTGGTCCACGGCGTGGTCACCCGCGACACCGACGCCGCGCGCAGGACCGCCACGGAGCAGCTGGCTTTCTACGAACAGTTCCCGTCGTACGCGCGGGTCGTGGAGCTCTCCGGCGCCGCACGGGCCGGCGACGTGGCCGTGATCGGTGACGAGAAGACGGTGGCCGCCGAGGTGCAGCGCTACCGGGACGCCGGAGCCACCGAGGTGGTGTTCGCGGGGACGGACCTGGCCGGCGAGGCCGACCGGCGGCTGACGTGGGAACTCCTCGGGGAGCTGGCGGGCGGTCGCGAAGGTCGTTGA
- a CDS encoding ATP-binding protein, giving the protein MTVGVGPGFVGREAEAAALGGAVGAGSALVVVEGEPGIGKSRLVRHVLEEAAGRTVLWCTAPALSEPFPLGPVVDGIRRLSPDRVPDGLSPMAGALRPLFPEWARLLPPPLDPLETAGATRHRLFRALGELLDRLAVDVLVLEDAHWADTSTLELLLTLVASGGGNRSLVVTYRPAEVAEAPPLLRLTSRSPVGMRLVRIALGPLSVRETGQLVGSMFDGEEVSADFAAFLRERTDGVPLAVEECVRLLADRRDVVRRGGRWIRRVLGDLEVPATVRDSVLERLTRIPGVGRSLLETAAVLGVPADEAMLAEVAGISRAEAGEGLAVALSAGLLQESGAGRFVFRHGLDAQAVGESMPVSRRRLLHARATDVWRRRSPDALERLAHHSREAGDLDAWCRYAEAGADVALESGDDRNAVGVLLQLLDTGMDTGSASDTEAVHEPAERRRRLATKLGEAVFYGGAALGDIVDTAVEEIHRVIADPRVGKADGGELRLLLGRVLWRAGRRQAAFTELEATVPDLHHRPDLAGITMCSLAMPVVPGWPAARHLGWLRRAEEHAAHAESTHLRVAVGTARAATLLLLGDASAWASTGALHRPEHTGPRDMSVHATGLLNVAAAALPWGRYEETRGLLHAAAALIPDAEHHRVAEGSRLIEATLDWHTGAWEGLAPAMCRLADAETTEVHDALVARLLAGLVRGATAPGPGDETELRAVARQLDALGIAEPVTLLPCAFLGRRALQDGDAQRALDITAPAAEAVAAKGVWLWFADVAPVHAEALARSGRRADAEALVAAFTRAVEPSLAPVAAGAVDLCGAVLAEHDEDFAGAAELYRAAAAVWAGIPRPYDELLALEGVGRCLLADGRRGDGLGVLRDVRTRLTVLGATRDGDRIARVLREQGEDVVRTWRRGRRGYGDALSPREREVLALVARGLTNREAAEALFLSPRTVGRHLESAMRKLHVTTRTAAAMTAVESGLLAAESDSASDGTAH; this is encoded by the coding sequence GTGACGGTCGGTGTCGGTCCTGGGTTCGTGGGCCGCGAGGCGGAGGCAGCCGCCCTCGGCGGTGCGGTCGGAGCCGGATCGGCCCTCGTCGTCGTGGAGGGCGAACCCGGCATCGGCAAGAGCCGTCTGGTGCGTCACGTCCTCGAAGAAGCCGCCGGCCGGACCGTGCTCTGGTGCACCGCGCCGGCGCTGTCCGAGCCGTTTCCGCTCGGGCCGGTCGTCGACGGCATCCGCCGGCTGAGCCCGGACCGGGTTCCGGACGGGCTCAGTCCCATGGCCGGTGCACTGAGACCGCTGTTCCCCGAGTGGGCCCGGCTGCTTCCACCACCGCTCGATCCACTGGAGACGGCGGGGGCGACCCGGCACCGTCTGTTCCGCGCACTCGGCGAACTGCTCGACCGGCTCGCCGTGGACGTCCTGGTCCTCGAGGACGCCCACTGGGCGGACACCTCCACCCTGGAGCTGCTCCTCACCCTCGTGGCGTCCGGCGGAGGCAACCGGTCGCTGGTCGTCACCTACCGGCCGGCCGAGGTCGCCGAGGCACCACCCCTGTTGCGGCTCACCTCGCGCTCCCCGGTGGGGATGCGCCTTGTGCGGATCGCCCTGGGCCCGCTCTCCGTCCGGGAGACCGGTCAGCTCGTCGGATCGATGTTCGACGGCGAGGAGGTCTCGGCGGACTTTGCCGCGTTCCTGCGGGAGCGTACGGACGGGGTCCCGCTCGCGGTGGAGGAATGTGTCCGGCTGCTGGCGGACCGGCGCGACGTGGTCCGCCGCGGGGGTCGATGGATCCGCCGGGTCCTCGGCGACCTCGAAGTGCCGGCCACCGTACGCGACTCGGTCCTCGAACGGCTGACCAGGATCCCGGGCGTGGGCCGCAGCCTGCTGGAGACGGCAGCGGTGCTCGGCGTACCGGCCGACGAGGCGATGCTCGCCGAGGTTGCCGGGATCTCGCGCGCCGAGGCCGGCGAGGGGCTCGCGGTGGCACTGTCGGCCGGTCTGCTTCAGGAGAGCGGGGCCGGGCGGTTCGTCTTCCGGCACGGCCTCGACGCCCAGGCGGTCGGCGAGTCGATGCCCGTCTCGCGGCGTCGCCTGCTGCACGCCCGCGCGACGGACGTCTGGAGGCGCCGGTCCCCGGACGCGCTCGAACGCCTCGCCCACCACAGCCGTGAGGCCGGCGACCTGGACGCATGGTGCCGGTACGCGGAGGCCGGCGCGGACGTAGCACTGGAGTCCGGCGACGACCGCAACGCGGTGGGAGTGCTGCTCCAACTCCTCGACACCGGCATGGACACCGGTTCCGCTTCCGACACCGAGGCCGTTCATGAGCCCGCCGAGCGGCGCCGGCGGCTCGCCACGAAGCTCGGTGAGGCCGTGTTCTACGGCGGTGCCGCGCTCGGCGACATCGTCGACACAGCGGTCGAGGAGATCCACCGGGTCATCGCCGACCCGCGCGTCGGCAAGGCCGACGGGGGCGAACTGCGCCTGCTGCTCGGCCGGGTGCTGTGGCGCGCGGGGCGACGCCAAGCCGCGTTCACCGAGCTCGAGGCGACCGTCCCCGACCTCCACCACCGCCCTGACCTCGCCGGGATCACCATGTGCAGCCTCGCCATGCCCGTCGTGCCCGGCTGGCCGGCGGCCCGTCACCTCGGGTGGCTGCGGCGCGCCGAGGAGCATGCGGCCCACGCCGAATCGACGCACCTGCGCGTCGCCGTCGGCACGGCTCGGGCGGCGACGCTCCTGCTGCTCGGCGACGCGTCGGCGTGGGCCTCGACAGGTGCGCTGCACCGCCCCGAACATACGGGTCCGCGCGACATGAGTGTGCACGCCACAGGCCTGCTCAACGTGGCGGCCGCCGCGCTGCCGTGGGGCCGGTACGAGGAGACCCGAGGCCTGCTGCATGCGGCAGCCGCGCTGATCCCCGACGCCGAGCACCACCGGGTCGCCGAGGGGTCACGGCTCATCGAGGCCACGCTCGACTGGCACACCGGCGCCTGGGAGGGCCTCGCCCCGGCGATGTGCCGACTGGCGGACGCGGAGACGACCGAGGTGCACGACGCGCTGGTGGCCCGGCTCCTCGCCGGTCTGGTCCGCGGGGCGACCGCACCGGGTCCGGGCGACGAGACTGAGCTGCGAGCGGTGGCCCGGCAGCTGGACGCCCTCGGAATCGCCGAACCGGTGACGCTGCTGCCGTGTGCGTTCCTCGGCCGACGGGCGCTCCAGGACGGCGATGCGCAGCGGGCGCTCGACATCACCGCACCCGCCGCGGAGGCCGTTGCGGCCAAAGGGGTGTGGCTCTGGTTCGCCGACGTGGCGCCGGTGCACGCCGAGGCGTTGGCGCGCTCGGGCCGCCGCGCGGACGCCGAGGCGCTCGTCGCGGCATTCACCCGGGCCGTCGAGCCGTCGCTCGCGCCCGTGGCCGCCGGTGCGGTCGACCTCTGCGGGGCGGTTCTGGCCGAGCACGACGAGGACTTCGCCGGGGCGGCCGAGCTCTACCGTGCGGCGGCGGCGGTCTGGGCCGGCATCCCGCGCCCGTACGACGAACTGCTCGCACTCGAAGGCGTCGGCCGCTGCCTCCTCGCAGACGGGCGGCGCGGTGACGGGCTCGGCGTTCTGCGAGATGTCCGGACGAGGCTGACGGTGCTGGGCGCGACCCGCGACGGTGACCGGATCGCCCGCGTCCTGCGCGAACAGGGCGAGGACGTCGTCCGCACCTGGCGGCGCGGCCGGCGCGGATACGGCGACGCGCTGTCACCGCGGGAGCGCGAGGTACTGGCCCTGGTGGCACGGGGCCTGACCAACCGTGAAGCCGCCGAGGCATTGTTCCTGTCGCCCCGGACGGTGGGCCGCCATCTGGAGTCGGCCATGCGGAAGTTGCACGTCACGACGCGGACCGCCGCGGCCATGACCGCGGTGGAGTCCGGGCTCCTCGCCGCGGAGAGCGACAGCGCTTCCGACGGAACCGCGCACTGA